In Amaranthus tricolor cultivar Red isolate AtriRed21 chromosome 3, ASM2621246v1, whole genome shotgun sequence, a single window of DNA contains:
- the LOC130808809 gene encoding zinc finger CCCH domain-containing protein 15, producing the protein MQQETMTSSKTMNRISSPAQYSDIFNPPPYSSIFFHSTSSPTSIVTPSKTSSYDNSTPTKESVANAAAKNLSILMSEHKDLIKRHALCLKQLHKTFKEAENLRQENTNLRMANLELGNQVNLLIQTTLKNRYQTVSISDYTEQSGSSSLSSSSEKFVGGYAKERENEGLKEGFVSQSQSPTKLTMENSESEIEKDEEARVTLPKSISVRSNGFLKMNQTSGAGNNSSLSPATRIRAPSPVSGPQKVYVRGGSKKDGPIELEVYNQGMFKTELCNKWQETGTCPYGDHCQYAHGINELRPVIRHPRYKTEVCRMVLAGDPCPYGHRCHFRHALTDEEKLMLPLRLD; encoded by the exons ATGCAACAAGAGACAATGACCTCTTCTAAGACGATGAACCGAATCTCATCACCAGCTCAATATTCGGATATCTTCAATCCGCCTCCATACTCTTCGATTTTCTTTCACTCTACATCATCTCCGACCTCGATTGTAACTCCTTCAAAAACGTCGTCATACGACAACTCTacaccaacaaaagaaagtGTCGCAAATGCTGCAGCGAAAAATCTCTCTATACTGATGTCGGAGCACAAGGATCTTATCAAACGCCATGCTCTCTGCCTCAAACAGCTCCATAAAACTTTTAAAGAAGCTGAAAATCTCCGTCAAGAGAATACAAACCTCCGCATGGCAAATCTTGAACTCGGCAACCAGGTTAACCTCCTAATTCAGACAACTCTCAAGAATCGGTACCAGACAGTGTCAATTTCTGATTATACAGAGCAATCTGGCTCATCTTCTCTCTCCTCGAGTTCTGAGAAGTTCGTTGGCGGTTATGcgaaggagagagaaaatgaagGTCTGAAGGAAGGATTTGTATCTCAAAGTCAGAGTCCAACAAAGCTTACGATGGAGAACAGTGAATCGGAGATTGAGAAGGATGAAGAAGCTCGAGTTACGTTGCCGAAAAGTATCTCAGTGAGGTCTAATGGATTCTTGAAGATGAATCAAACTTCTGGTGCTGGCAATAATTCTTCGCTTAGTCCTGCAACTAGGATTCGAGCTCCAAGTCCTGTCTCTGGACCG CAAAAGGTGTATGTCCGAGGAGGAAGCAAGAAGGATGGACCCATAGAGCTGGAAGTATACAATCAAGGAATGTTTAAGACTGAGCTATGCAACAAATGGCAAGAGACTGGGACCTGCCCTTATGGAGATCATTGCCAATATGCTCATGGCATCAATGAACTTCGTCCTGTCATTCGCCACCCTCGCTACAAGACTGAGGTCTGCCGCATGGTCCTTGCTGGTGATCCCTGCCCATATGGTCATCGCTGCCACTTTCGTCATGCCCTCACTGATGAGGAGAAGCTTATGCTTCCACTCAGACTTGACTAG
- the LOC130808726 gene encoding sec-independent protein translocase protein TATC, chloroplastic translates to MSGALMSQLHLNSTASCLNSLPLHSNHPEFLHINTQRHKSFPTSFNFRRKSLCFAVNDLKETDQLSNTLGVSSALEERPNEPVNASEDRGQSAIYDFLYPDKDELPDDKEMSIFDHLEELRERIFVSVLAVGAAILGCFAFSKDLILLLEGPVKEQGVRFLQLAPGEFFFTTLKVSGYCGLLLGSPVILYEIIAFVLPGLTRAERRFLGPIVLGSSVLFYAGITFSYFVLTPAALNFFVTYAEGAVESLWSIDQYFEFVLILMFSTGLSFQVPVIQLLLGQTGLVSGDQMLSIWRYVVVGAVVAAAVLTPSTDPLTQMLLAGPLLGLYLGGAWMVKATGR, encoded by the exons ATGAGTGGAGCTTTAATGTCTCAGTTACATCTCAACAGTACAGCCTCCTGCTTAAATTCTCTCCCTCTCCATTCAAACCATCCTGAATTTCTCCATATTAACACCCAAAGACACAAATCATTTCCCACAAGCTTCAATTTCAGGAGGAAATCTCTATGTTTTGCTGTCAATGATTTGAAGGAAACTGATCAACTTTCTAACACTCTTGGGGTTAGCTCAGCTCTTGAAGAAAGACCAA ATGAACCTGTGAATGCTAGCGAAGATCGCGGGCAGAGTGCCATCTATGATTTTCTTTATCCAGACAAAGATGAACTACCCGATGATAAGGAGATGAGTATATTTGATCACCTAGAGGAGCTACGAGAGAGAATATTTGTGTCAGTGTTAGCCGTTGGAGCAGCTATATTGGGTTGTTTTGCTTTCTCTAAAGATTTGATTCTGCTCCTTGAAGGCCCAGTCAAAGAGCAAGGTGTTCGTTTTTTGCAACTAGCGCCTGGCGAGTTCTTCTTCACAACATTAAAG GTTTCAGGATATTGTGGTCTTCTTCTTGGGAGCCCTGTGATCCTCTATGAAATTATCGCATTTGTGCTACCTGGTCTTACTAGGGCAGAGAGACGATTCCTGGGCCCTATAGTTCTAGGCTCTTCTGTGCTTTTCTATGCTGGAATCACCTTCTCCTATTTTGTTCTCACCCCAGCAGCATTGAATTTCTTCGTAACTTACGCAGAAGGGGCTGTTGAATCACTTTGGTCAATTGATCAGTATTTTGAGTTTGTTCTTATTCTGATGTTCAGCACAGGCCTGTCTTTCCAG GTTCCCGTCATTCAACTTCTATTGGGACAAACAGGTTTGGTTTCTGGAGATCAAATGCTGTCGATTTGGAGATATGTTGTGGTAGGTGCTGTCGTTGCTGCAGCAGTTCTCACACCATCAACCGATCCCTTGACACAAATGCTTCTAGCGGGGCCTCTTTTAGGGCTTTACCTTGGCGGTGCTTGGATGGTGAAGGCTACAGGGCGCTAG
- the LOC130808810 gene encoding photosynthetic NDH subunit of subcomplex B 5, chloroplastic, translating into MAAIWVSASLVSTNPSSKLLSPSFKTNKFLISCNPILTTKLLPKLQAGGLTDIEPDLNEDPRDRWATNGIPQDEFEYGVYDGHHTFFETSEKGTFWGAVAEEYASMEPPTGFQGLISWLFLPAVAAGMYFNVPGEYLYIGAALFTVVFCIFEMDKPDQPHNFEPQIYNMERGVRDKLISDYNTMDIWDFNEKYGDLWDFTLKKDDITKR; encoded by the exons ATGGCGGCTATTTGGGTGTCTGCATCACTTGTTTCTACAAACCCATCATCCAAATTATTGAGTCCATCTTTTAAAACTAATAAGTTTTTGATTAGTTGTAATccaattttaacaactaaattaTTACCAAAATTACAAGCAGGTGGTTTGACAGATATTGAACCTGACCTCAATGAAGATCCTCGTGACCGTTGGGCTACTAATGGAATCCCACAG GACGAGTTTGAATATGGAGTATACGATGGGCATCACACATTTTTTGAAACTTCAGAGAAAG GAACATTTTGGGGAGCGGTAGCTGAGGAATATGCTTCCATGGAACCACCTACTGGTTTCCAAG GACTTATTTCGTGGCTCTTCCTTCCAGCAGTTGCTGCTGGGATGTACTTCAATGTTCCG GGGGAGTATTTGTACATTGGAGCAGCTCTATTTACTGTCGTATTTTGCATATTTGAGATGGATAAACCTGACCAACCTCACAACTTTGAGCCTCAAATATACAACATGGAGAGAGGAGTTCGCGACAAATTGATTTCTGATTATAACACTATGGACATTTGGGACTTCAATGAAAAATATGGAGATCTCTGGGATTTCACGTTGAAGAAAGACGATATTACAAAGAGATAA
- the LOC130808697 gene encoding auxin-responsive protein IAA32 → MELNVAEGFLLNSTALESVYNQVKKDDGFIDLGLSLKTLQTHACHPVDQSSQSFDLDSTIVPSGGYNGLMEWPYLQSVHLKSPKCSTTNPNECCEDLEGVQSKQRWAYVKVNMDGVVVGRKICLRDHTGYASLALLLEDMFGGLTAFGLHLFQRGSEFSLFYKDRDENWRSAGDVPWKDFVDCAKRLRIVKHNKVYMS, encoded by the exons ATGGAGTTGAATGTGGCTGAAGGTTTCCTTTTGAACTCAACTGCTCTTGAGTCAGTGTACAATCAAGTGAAGAAAGATGATGGCTTTATTGATCTTGGACTCAGCTTGAAAACACTTCAAACTCATGCTTGTCATCCTGTTGATCAAT CAAGCCAAAGTTTTGATTTGGATTCAACAATAGTCCCAAGTGGGGGTTACAATGGTCTGATGGAGTGGCCTTATCTTCAATCAGTACACCTGAAAAGTCCTAAATGCTCAACAACAAACCCAAATGAATGTTGTGAAGATTTGGAGGGAGTCCAAAGCAAACAACGATGGGCTTACGTAAAAGTTAACATGGACGGGGTTGTCGTAGGCCGGAAAATCTGTCTCCGTGATCATACTGGCTATGCTAGCCTTGCTCTTTTGCTCGAAGACATGTTCG GAGGATTAACAGCATTTGGTTTACACTTGTTTCAACGCGGATCAGAGTTTAGTCTGTTTTACAAGGACAGGGATGAGAACTGGAGGTCTGCTGGTGATGTGCCATGGAA GGATTTTGTAGATTGTGCAAAGAGGTTAAGGATTGTGAAACACAACAAAGTTTATATGTCCTAA